A window of Oryza glaberrima chromosome 2, OglaRS2, whole genome shotgun sequence genomic DNA:
AAAGATTCTGTCTCCTGAAAGAAGGCAGATGTTTAGTTGTAAACATGCACGATAACTTCTAGATTGGTATGTTTATGGTGATATTTGAAATGGTTATTCCATACAGGTCCGCTTAGTGTGCCAGTTGCAAACATATCCCCTGGTCTCAGATTGCATCCATTAACAGTGTGGTGTGCTAGTTGCTGTGTTAAAGTCCAATACCTGGGAAAAAATAGTTACAGTAAGGACAAAGTTAACAAATACATATGGTAATGAAACGGCAATCGGAAAACAGGAAGCATCCTTACAGATGCTTGAAGTTACTCTTTGCAACCATTGATGGTTCACTTTGCTCCTTGGGCTTAATCCAGACCTTACAGAAAATGAAATGCAGTAATAATCATCAGTTTATGTTTTAATCAAATAGctattaatataaaaatataaaagaagaaATGCCATGAGAAAATCCTACCTCAAGAGGAATATCATAGTTTACGTGGTTCTTTTCAGCTAAGTAAGGCAAAGGTTCAGGTTCCTGCCACGCAAAGCAATTTAATTTATCCATAGAACAATAAAATGATGATTCTCAAGGAAAATATGGTTAACTATATACTATAATACTAAGACATGCTCACCTGCTTAGGAGCTTCACAGGTGAAAGGCTTTAGGGCATCCATAGTAACGATCCAGGGTGATACGCTGGTACCTAAAAATCACAAAGTAGGAAGGAAACATGTTACATTGACGAAAGATAAAAGCATAGTCCATTGCGGAAATCATGGAAGAATCCACTCAAGTAATTGTCCAGGCCACAGTAGAAATATGATCATGAGCATTTGTAAAAACTAAGCAATAAATGTGCAGGAAACTTTTCAACAGAGAGTGGTGTATTAGTGAACATGGCATAAGTATAACTGAAAAGGCATCAGGTGTCTTACTGAAACTTTTCCCAAGGAAAGGTCCAAGAGGTATAGTTTCCCAAGCTTGGATATCTCTGGCTGCAATATTATACAAAACTCAGTTTAACCAAAGTATGCAACTGATCTGAACGAAAACTGAAAATAATACCTACCACTCCAATCATTCATTATCATTAGGCCAAAGATATGTTCTTCAGCATCATTAATATCGATAGGTTTTCCCAATTCATTCCCTGGTCCAACAATGGCTGCCTGAAAGCAACAAGCCAACAAAGCGTTATGATATATTTGATCCAGGGGAAATGAAAATATCtataactaattacatatggCCAGATTTTATACCACAATGACAACCAACAGCTCAAATTTAACAAACATGCAACAGGTATGTCAATAACAGTTCAAGAATACCAAATACTGTGAGTCAAGAGGTTTGTAAGAAACTAACCATCTCAAGTTCAAAATCAAGCTTCTTAGAAGGACCAAAATAAGGTCGAGAATCTCCTGTTGGATGGCCTTGCCCTCTAAAAGGCAGAGAAAGAGGACATTATTGACATATCAATTGGATattatgacaaaaataaaatgtaATATACTACACATATGTATCCATCTACAATACATCACTGCATGCAACAAAAAGTTGAATGCAGCAAACATCATCGAATATAGTGAATTATTTGAAAGAGGGCATTTAGAGCAATAATTAAGCAAAATAGACACTTCAGACTTCAGAGGTTATGAAAAACTAGAAACAGCTACCCGCTATCCAATAACACTAATATATTCAATCATTCAAACAATAGTAATAAAACTATCTCATAATCTGACAGGAATTTGATAACTATCCGAATCTATGGGATGCGTACTTGGGTCGAATGATGTCTGTTCCAGATACAATCACAGAGGATGCACGACCATGATAACCTATTGGAAGCTGAAACCTGATGAAGCAAACATACATTGCAGATTAGTGTTTATGTCAAAACCCAAGTCTCAAGTCTCAGCACAAGGCATGGTCAAGAAAATACATTACCAATTTGGGTTGACTGGGGTCTGTGGCCCACGGAAGATGAACCCACAATTCCTTGCA
This region includes:
- the LOC127764670 gene encoding fumarylacetoacetase, producing the protein MAEGSRSPLRSFVEVAPGSHFPIQNLPFGVFRRRGSPEPEPPRPAVAIGDFALDLAAVSDAGLFHGPLLSASPCFRQETLNMFLGMGRPAWKEARATLQKILSADEPVLRDNEALKKKCLVPMSDTEMLLPITVGDYTDFFCSVHHARNCGFIFRGPQTPVNPNWFQLPIGYHGRASSVIVSGTDIIRPKGQGHPTGDSRPYFGPSKKLDFELEMAAIVGPGNELGKPIDINDAEEHIFGLMIMNDWSARDIQAWETIPLGPFLGKSFSTSVSPWIVTMDALKPFTCEAPKQEPEPLPYLAEKNHVNYDIPLEVWIKPKEQSEPSMVAKSNFKHLYWTLTQQLAHHTVNGCNLRPGDMFATGTLSGPETESLGCLLELTWNGQKEISVGNSIRKFLEDGDEVILTACCKGEGYNVGFGTCTGKVLPALP